Proteins encoded by one window of Superficieibacter sp. HKU1:
- a CDS encoding sterol desaturase family protein, with protein MAKNFMIWMYENFIIPLYDRASVFFKPSDGLFIGYLVSALIIAVLFYAYSSRSANLLSALKAVIGAHSFSSRSVKDDLKLFIFDKIFLGFIYSFVIGAAFLFRGEVIHFLSYIGMPTQKYSPGIFLSIILTLLSLLVFDFAVFLEHYLSHKVLFLWEFHKIHHIAEELNPLTAYRSHPVNQCCFILMVSLFSGTYSGIVGYFFDSSHAYILFAGQNVFMFILLFLGLNLQHSRIFLRYPKVIRSIFISPAYHQLHHSSDKKHFDINFGFIFAFWDKIFKTQLQPSHEKNLTFGVNGEKYENYAGIKNSYITPFKKAFFRIKRKMMKKSVVGSRTQSD; from the coding sequence ATGGCTAAAAACTTCATGATTTGGATGTATGAAAATTTTATTATTCCTCTTTATGATCGCGCCAGTGTTTTTTTTAAACCCTCAGATGGTCTTTTTATTGGCTATCTCGTTTCGGCCCTGATAATAGCAGTTCTTTTTTACGCTTACTCATCGCGTAGCGCTAACCTTCTGTCTGCCCTAAAAGCGGTTATTGGTGCTCATAGTTTTAGTTCCAGGTCAGTAAAAGATGACCTGAAGCTCTTTATCTTTGATAAGATATTTTTAGGATTTATCTATAGTTTTGTTATCGGCGCTGCTTTTTTATTTCGCGGGGAAGTGATCCATTTTCTTTCATATATTGGAATGCCTACTCAGAAATATTCTCCTGGGATTTTCCTGAGTATAATTCTTACGTTATTATCTTTGTTGGTCTTTGATTTTGCGGTTTTCCTTGAACACTATCTTTCCCATAAAGTATTGTTTTTATGGGAATTCCATAAAATACATCACATTGCGGAAGAGCTGAATCCCCTGACTGCATATCGCTCTCACCCGGTAAATCAATGCTGCTTTATTCTGATGGTGAGTTTATTCTCTGGTACTTACTCCGGTATTGTAGGTTACTTTTTTGATTCTTCCCATGCTTACATATTATTTGCGGGACAGAATGTATTTATGTTCATTCTTCTTTTTCTTGGACTCAATCTTCAGCATTCAAGAATTTTTCTGCGCTACCCTAAAGTTATCAGAAGCATATTTATTAGCCCTGCATATCACCAATTGCACCACAGTAGTGACAAAAAACACTTTGATATAAACTTTGGATTTATTTTTGCATTCTGGGATAAAATATTCAAAACCCAGCTACAACCTTCCCACGAAAAAAACTTAACTTTCGGAGTTAATGGTGAAAAATATGAAAATTATGCTGGTATAAAAAATTCCTACATCACGCCTTTCAAAAAGGCTTTTTTCAGAATTAAGCGAAAAATGATGAAAAAAAGCGTTGTAGGGTCGAGAACCCAGTCTGACTAG
- a CDS encoding Gfo/Idh/MocA family oxidoreductase has protein sequence MVKLGIVGTGMMAGIIAESCSEAGVKLHSILSRSAASSEKFCLKFGISRNKGFTLREDFFSDDELDVVYIATPTSEKENLLKLCLEFNKHALIEKPFPSTESMQTLLDKASSRHLVWIDATHYIHTLWYKKLDDLLNEYVGSVNKIHASFSWPDKNIGQIKYDPMLEPYGVAGDLGWYPLRIISKFIPCGNINKIHSLLLRDGNNVIVDMSAIGNTDTGIVFMANASYTDFVVQQKCEISGSKGRLIINDFVMPYSGSFVYGTLLQDMRVQVEWGMKPLIDKKEIIINIREKQHISMLKYLAEFIDNPEHPQLKLLQSECMRTMELIRAIENSHF, from the coding sequence ATGGTTAAGTTAGGAATTGTCGGGACTGGCATGATGGCTGGTATCATTGCCGAAAGTTGTTCAGAGGCGGGAGTTAAGTTACATTCTATTCTGTCAAGATCGGCTGCATCATCTGAAAAATTCTGTCTCAAATTCGGCATCAGCCGTAACAAAGGGTTTACTCTTAGAGAAGATTTTTTTTCTGATGATGAGCTGGACGTCGTCTATATTGCTACACCGACATCTGAGAAAGAGAACCTGCTGAAGTTATGTCTCGAATTCAATAAACATGCATTGATTGAAAAACCTTTCCCATCCACCGAGTCCATGCAGACTCTGCTGGATAAAGCCAGTTCCAGGCATCTGGTATGGATAGATGCTACGCATTACATTCATACTCTCTGGTATAAGAAGCTTGATGATCTATTGAATGAATATGTTGGAAGTGTAAACAAAATCCATGCAAGTTTTTCATGGCCTGATAAAAACATAGGTCAGATAAAATACGATCCCATGCTCGAGCCGTACGGGGTGGCAGGTGACCTCGGCTGGTATCCGTTAAGGATAATCAGCAAATTCATCCCATGCGGTAATATCAACAAAATACATTCTCTCCTGTTGCGTGACGGCAATAATGTTATCGTCGATATGAGCGCCATTGGTAACACTGATACCGGTATTGTTTTTATGGCCAATGCTTCATATACGGATTTTGTTGTTCAACAGAAATGTGAGATCTCCGGCTCTAAAGGGCGATTGATCATTAACGATTTCGTTATGCCTTACAGCGGCTCCTTTGTGTATGGAACTCTGCTGCAAGATATGCGGGTACAGGTCGAGTGGGGCATGAAGCCTTTAATTGATAAAAAGGAAATAATTATTAACATCCGGGAAAAACAACATATCAGCATGTTAAAATATCTTGCCGAATTTATAGACAATCCTGAGCACCCTCAACTTAAGCTGCTACAGTCAGAGTGTATGAGAACGATGGAACTCATTCGTGCAATTGAAAATTCACACTTCTGA
- a CDS encoding pyrimidine/purine nucleoside phosphorylase, with product MSESFEFDSTHIFFDGKVVLRDFYQNRTKVTMGFMAAGEFKWLAEKKERFNILSGAACFIIGNDVLPALPNSEIIIPEGTVFIVKVSEPIDYRCYYG from the coding sequence ATGTCTGAATCATTTGAATTTGACAGTACACATATTTTCTTTGACGGAAAGGTAGTACTGCGTGATTTTTATCAAAATAGAACTAAAGTCACTATGGGATTTATGGCTGCTGGGGAATTCAAATGGCTTGCTGAAAAAAAAGAGCGTTTTAATATTTTGAGCGGAGCTGCTTGTTTTATCATTGGTAATGATGTCTTACCCGCCCTTCCAAATAGTGAAATTATTATTCCGGAAGGTACTGTTTTCATTGTTAAAGTATCAGAGCCTATAGATTACAGGTGTTATTATGGTTAA
- a CDS encoding ferritin-like domain-containing protein yields the protein MNNQPKMSEINFLEDKHYALYQKGKTKQTWDIGLDWGKAVNDDFPDDLKEDAVTVASLSSHVELIGMENAAELMLQATDFSLKIGLAQAVNDEARHAELFSRYAILANGYILDLSKTRELYLDHFHKLNTFDETFLSHVFLENGALEQFNLFIHAFGEGSLIGKIYKGAMNDEARHVQLGINYFRQLIKSKPAKKEMVHDHLTTFKKILHVNPDGIAWLSKISRIPGEIIESRVQARHDNFINKIMEDK from the coding sequence ATGAACAACCAACCAAAAATGAGTGAAATAAATTTTCTTGAAGATAAGCATTATGCATTATACCAAAAAGGGAAGACGAAACAGACCTGGGATATTGGGCTTGATTGGGGAAAGGCTGTCAACGACGATTTTCCTGATGATCTGAAAGAAGACGCTGTCACAGTGGCCAGTTTATCCTCCCACGTCGAACTCATCGGAATGGAGAATGCAGCTGAACTGATGCTTCAGGCGACTGATTTTTCACTGAAGATAGGTCTTGCTCAGGCAGTAAATGACGAAGCAAGACATGCTGAATTATTCTCACGCTATGCCATATTAGCCAATGGTTATATACTTGATTTGTCCAAAACACGTGAGCTTTATCTTGATCACTTTCATAAACTAAACACTTTTGATGAAACATTCTTGAGCCATGTTTTCCTAGAAAATGGTGCACTTGAACAGTTTAATCTTTTTATTCACGCTTTTGGTGAAGGTAGCTTAATTGGGAAAATCTACAAAGGCGCAATGAATGATGAGGCAAGACATGTCCAGCTTGGTATAAATTATTTCCGACAACTAATTAAGAGTAAGCCCGCTAAAAAGGAAATGGTTCATGATCATTTAACGACTTTTAAAAAAATTCTTCACGTTAACCCAGATGGTATAGCCTGGCTTTCTAAAATAAGTCGAATCCCCGGAGAAATCATTGAAAGTCGCGTTCAGGCCAGACACGATAATTTCATTAATAAAATTATGGAGGACAAATAA
- a CDS encoding MFS transporter, which produces MLKYISIGANELDTYLDYALLSIVAIYLYEATPSEMGLLGACFALPFLFSSSFFGKLLDNGQTHQWRSFFFIVNSFVTPVFVLTGSVYGLLAIAFIKTTVRCGLSISNVKLNENDDESKRFYEIYGYLINFSRILVPVAVVALYNSFGLWEVILFSSSLNVSSLICELVSLRLNKKEEHTGEKKNVYEEKKFSFAASMKKNKNLFYLVSGYTIANFAFFLSNDMLGLFFKNIGENENSIGLIISLLGIGGVIGTKFASLLNKKLTSVVILTTSVMINTFSFAIFGFVSGDMVSVYVYYGCIILIGISSGVTFFSIRYGVREIIGFKNVGKATGTIQMISSVVAITMPLVGGYIANVLSLEITFRITSIILLALLLVMSLNIYSSKLRINTNEQPTKNE; this is translated from the coding sequence ATGCTGAAATACATTAGTATCGGGGCTAACGAGCTTGATACTTATCTTGATTATGCGCTGCTGAGTATTGTGGCAATTTATCTTTATGAGGCAACGCCTAGTGAAATGGGGCTGCTCGGAGCATGCTTCGCTTTGCCATTCCTTTTTTCAAGTAGTTTCTTCGGTAAATTACTTGATAACGGACAGACTCATCAATGGCGGTCTTTTTTTTTCATAGTAAACAGTTTTGTGACCCCTGTTTTTGTTCTAACTGGGAGTGTTTATGGACTGCTTGCTATAGCATTTATTAAAACAACCGTTCGTTGTGGATTGAGCATATCGAATGTGAAACTTAACGAAAATGACGACGAATCTAAAAGGTTCTATGAGATCTATGGATATCTTATCAATTTTAGTCGCATACTGGTTCCGGTCGCGGTAGTGGCCTTGTATAACTCTTTCGGTTTATGGGAAGTAATTTTATTTTCGTCATCTCTAAATGTTTCAAGCCTGATATGTGAACTTGTATCACTTAGGTTAAATAAAAAAGAAGAACATACTGGGGAAAAGAAAAATGTATATGAGGAAAAAAAATTCTCCTTTGCAGCATCGATGAAGAAAAACAAAAACCTTTTTTATCTAGTTTCTGGTTACACCATAGCGAATTTTGCGTTTTTTTTAAGCAATGATATGTTAGGTTTGTTTTTTAAAAACATCGGTGAGAACGAAAATAGTATCGGATTAATAATTTCTCTACTTGGAATAGGTGGGGTTATTGGTACGAAGTTTGCCTCACTATTGAATAAAAAACTTACATCCGTAGTGATATTGACAACATCGGTCATGATTAACACATTCTCCTTTGCGATTTTCGGTTTTGTGAGTGGAGACATGGTATCTGTATATGTTTACTACGGATGTATCATCCTGATCGGTATTTCATCTGGTGTGACTTTTTTTTCTATACGTTATGGCGTTCGGGAGATCATTGGTTTTAAAAATGTAGGTAAGGCCACTGGCACAATACAGATGATATCTTCCGTAGTAGCAATCACTATGCCCCTTGTCGGTGGGTATATTGCGAACGTTCTTTCACTTGAAATAACTTTCAGGATAACAAGTATAATTCTTTTAGCTCTTCTTTTAGTTATGTCATTAAATATCTATTCATCTAAACTGAGGATAAATACGAATGAACAACCAACCAAAAATGAGTGA
- a CDS encoding nucleotidyltransferase family protein, which produces MEYQKALQNIRSDDPITMKILYAVRAIELNDGLISAGFVRDAVWDHLHGYGISHIFGDVDVVWFDSAHCIPDQDSYLEGRLR; this is translated from the coding sequence ATGGAATACCAAAAGGCATTGCAGAATATACGGTCAGATGATCCTATTACAATGAAGATCCTTTATGCTGTTCGGGCAATAGAACTCAATGATGGCTTGATCAGTGCAGGGTTTGTGCGAGATGCAGTTTGGGATCACTTACATGGGTATGGGATAAGTCATATCTTTGGTGATGTGGATGTCGTCTGGTTTGACTCAGCGCACTGTATACCTGATCAAGATAGCTACCTAGAAGGCAGGCTTAGGTAA
- a CDS encoding IS5 family transposase, with protein MAKQKFKITNWRNYNKALINRGSITFWLDDEAIQAWYESATPASRGRPQRYSDLAITTVLVIKRVFRLTLRAAQGFIDSIFALMDVPLRCPDYTSVSKRAKSVNVSFKTPTRGEIAHLVIDSTGLKVFGEGEWKVKKHGKERRRIWRKLHLAVDASTHEVICADLSLNNITDAEAFPGLIRQTHRKIRSAAADGAYDTRRCHDELRRKKISALIPPRKGAGYWPVGYEDRNRAVANQRLSGSNARWKWTTDYNRRSIAETAMYRVKQLFGGSLTLRDYDGQVAEALAMVRALNKMTKAGMPESVRII; from the coding sequence GTGGCAAAGCAGAAGTTCAAAATCACCAACTGGCGCAACTACAACAAGGCCCTGATTAATCGTGGCTCCATCACTTTCTGGCTGGACGACGAGGCGATTCAGGCCTGGTATGAGTCAGCAACGCCTGCATCCAGGGGACGGCCTCAGCGCTATTCAGACCTTGCCATCACAACCGTCCTGGTGATTAAACGTGTATTCCGGCTGACCCTGCGGGCCGCTCAGGGCTTTATTGATTCCATTTTTGCCCTGATGGATGTCCCGCTGCGCTGCCCGGATTACACCAGTGTCAGCAAGCGGGCAAAGTCGGTTAACGTCAGTTTTAAAACGCCCACCCGGGGTGAAATTGCGCATCTGGTGATTGATTCCACAGGACTGAAAGTCTTCGGTGAAGGTGAGTGGAAAGTCAAAAAGCACGGCAAAGAGCGCCGTCGTATCTGGCGAAAACTGCATCTGGCTGTTGATGCGAGTACGCATGAAGTCATCTGCGCGGACCTGTCACTGAACAACATCACGGACGCTGAAGCATTCCCGGGGCTTATCCGGCAGACCCACCGAAAAATCAGGTCAGCGGCGGCGGACGGCGCTTACGATACGCGGCGATGTCATGACGAACTGCGTCGCAAGAAAATTAGTGCGCTCATCCCTCCCCGAAAGGGAGCGGGCTACTGGCCAGTCGGGTATGAGGACCGAAACCGTGCCGTTGCGAATCAACGACTGAGCGGGAGCAATGCACGGTGGAAATGGACAACAGATTACAACCGTCGGTCGATAGCGGAAACGGCGATGTACAGGGTAAAGCAGTTATTTGGGGGTTCGCTGACGTTGCGTGATTACGATGGTCAGGTTGCAGAGGCTTTGGCCATGGTGCGTGCGCTGAACAAAATGACAAAGGCAGGTATGCCAGAAAGCGTGCGTATTATCTGA